From a region of the Arachis ipaensis cultivar K30076 chromosome B09, Araip1.1, whole genome shotgun sequence genome:
- the LOC107616540 gene encoding structural maintenance of chromosomes protein 3-like codes for MYKRRNIKELHKALHRCHDQLQQFSHVNKKALDQYINFTEQREELQKRQAELDAGDEKIRELISVLDQRKDESIERTFKGVARHFREVFSELVPRGHGHLVMMKKKEGGHDDDEDDEVGPREANPEGRVEKYIGVKVKASAFLLCPFYL; via the exons AT GTACAAAAGGAGGAATATCAAAGAATTGCATAAAGCGTTGCACAGGTGCCATGATCAACTGCAGCAGTTCAGTCATGTAAACAAGAAAGCGCTTGACCAGTATATAAATTTTACAGAACAACGAGAGGAACTTCAGAAAAGGCAAGCTGAACTTGATGCAGGAGATGAG AAAATTAGAGAGCTAATATCTGTACTTGATCAACGGAAGGATGAATCAATAGAGCGCACTTTCAAAGGTGTTGCTAGGCATTTTCGAGAAGTGTTTTCTGAACTCGTACCGAGGGGTCATGGTCATCTGGTTATGATGAAGAAGAAG GAGGGTGGTCacgatgatgatgaggatgatgaggtTGGTCCTCGTGAAGCAAACCCAGAGGGTAGAGTAGAAAAGTACATTGGAGTGAAAGTGAAGGCAAGTGCATTTCTGCTGTGCCCTTTTTACTTATGA
- the LOC107614926 gene encoding polyadenylate-binding protein, cytoplasmic and nuclear-like, with the protein MYSKPARLRYGLICSGSRVIKSRQLSPSKVCASPCIARRSFQVAGHDVVSSLFVKPRPALVVVVVGLDLLLDRLLVSAPPISNSCVALPPAGGSTTDLLSPPSSIDPRYAHTLGSDYWHLKHPPFNLVQLMKDRDSGEGKGYAFVAFKTKEVAQNAIEEIHNKKYKSRVLVLGLKLLSSLRCSLQLIYADNIYLHVLDVVGAKNLIKRRRTKTNVKNCRRENKIIFTPRKLFFANSQVKALYVKNILENTTTKQFKELFSRHGEVTKVVMPPSKAGGKRDFGFIHYAERSSALKAVKDSEKYEIDGQLLEVVLVKPQAEKKPNMGYDYNPGLAHLEFGGAFAGNLHGSVIGVAGAGYGVAPSWMVLMALPNGKIGYVL; encoded by the exons ATGTACTCAAAACCGGCTCGTCTCAGATATGGCCTAATTTGCTCCGGCAGCCGTGTCATCAAGTCCCGTCAG CTCTCGCCGTCGAAGGTCTGCGCATCTCCTTGCATCGCCAGAAGGTCGTTTCAGGTTGCTGGTCACGATGTTGTCTCTTCCCTCTTCGTCAAGCCCAGACCTGCCCTCGTCGTCGTCGTTGTCGGTTTGGACCTGCTGCTGGATCGTCTTCTCGTCTCTG CACCGCCTATCAGTAACAGTTGCGTGGCGCTTCCCCCTGCTGGTGGGTCCACCACCGATCTGCTCTCTCCTCCCTCTAGTATCGATCCTAGGTATGCCCATACTCTTGGTTCAGATTATTGGCATCTAAAACATCCCCCTTTCAATTTG GTGCAATTGATGAAAGACAGAGACAGTGGAGAAGGTAAGGGGTATGCTTTTGTGGCTTTCAAAACAAAAGAGGTTGCACAAAACGCCATAGAAGAGATACACAATAAGAAATATAAG TCGAGGGTGTTGGTCCTGGGGTTGAAGTTATTGAGCTCTTTAAGGTGCAGTCTTCAACTAATCTATGCTGATAATATATACTTACATGTGCTTGATG TGGTGGGAGCCAAAAATCTAATAAAGAGAAGACGGACTAAAACAAATGTAAAAAACTGTAGACGGgaaaataaaatcatatttaCACCTAGAAAACTGTTTTTTGCGAATTCTCAGGTTAAAGCTCTTTATGTGAAGAACATACTTGAGAATACTACTACCAAACAATTCAAGGAACTATTCTCTCGTCATGGAGAAGTAACAAAAGTAGTCATGCCACCTAGCAAAGCCGGAGGGAAGCGTGATTTTGGTTTCATCCATTATGCAGAGAGGTCAAGTGCATTAAAGGCCGTAAAAGACTCGGAGAAATACGAAATTGATG GTCAATTGCTCGAGGTTGTTCTTGTCAAACCTCAAGCTGAGAAAAAACCCAATATGGGTTACGACTACAATCCTGGACTTGCACATCTTGAGTTTGGTGGTGCCTTTGCTGGAAATCTGCATGGCTCGGTAATAGGTGTTGCAGGAGCTGGATATGGTGTTGCTCCTAGCTGGATGGTTCTGATGGCATTGCCAAATGGCAAAATCGGCTATGTCTTGTAA